AGAGTGTCATCTCGCCTGGCCACTATATCGAAGCTTATGCTTCGCCGGGGGAGCGGTCTTGAAACGTAGAATCCTGTTCTGGCCAGAAAGAATCTCACCCGTTCCAGTAGCTCGTTCCTCTGCACCGAATATTCGAACGGGTTGTTCTTCTATATAATGATTATCCAAAGGTGGAACGATGGAAACAATAGATAAAAATTGGGAAACGCCCCGTGATCACAGGGGCGAAAACCTATCATTCGATCACTATTTTCTTGCTGTTCTTGTGCATCTCGATCCGGGTAAGGCAGACCTCAAGAACGCCGTTGTTGTAGGTCGCCCTTGCGCTCTCGGGATCAACGCAACACGGTAGGTCCAACTGCTTGCTGAACCTATGGGTGGGAGTATCCACCTCTATGTTCAGGGTGTCCTCGGTCGTGTCCAGGAGGATATCTTCCTTCACTACACCAGGAAGTTCCACCACTATCCGGATCCTGTTCTCTTCCTCAATCACATCGGTTAGAGGCTCACGCTTCGACTCCTGGTAGTTGCTGGGGTCGGTGGTGTTCCCGAATTCCTGTATCTTGGGCTTGCCATCCGGTCCCACCCTCATCGAGAATCCGTAGATCATCGGGTTGCCATCGAATGAGGAGTCGCTCTCTGATATCCTCTCGAGAATGCGGTCCATCCTCCTCTTCATATCATCGAACTCATCGTCGATGTCGAGGAAGAAATCGTCCCAGGGACTCCTTTTCTTGTCCTTCCTCATCTCATCACCTCACGTATTCATAATCTTCTGCAAGGGGTTCCACTCTACCTAGCCCCTTCCTGGTCGCCGGCTTGACCTTCTCAAGTGCCCTGATGAAGTAGCTCATCCCGATCTTCTCCTTCTTCAGGTTATCAATGGTTATCTCCTCCCCTCTGGAAACGAATTCCCTTATGGCCAGCATGACAGCTTCGTTGACAAGTGCTGAAAGATCAGCTCCGGAGTAGCCCTCCGTTTTCTTGGCCAGATCATCCAGTTTGACATCGTCCCCGAGTGGTTTCTTCTTGCTGTGGATTTCCAGGATGGCTCTCCTGGCATCAAGATCGGGTGTAGGAACATGCACCAATCGATCAAACCTCCCCGGCCTGAGCAGTGCGGAGTCGATCATGTCCGGTCTGTTGGTCGCAGCGATGACAACCACATTGTTGAGGCTCTCCAACCCATCCATTTCGGTGAGAAGCTGGCTGATCATCCTCTCGGTCACGTGGGAGTCGAAACCCCCACCGCGGGTGGGGGCGATCGAATCGATCTCGTCCATGAAGATGATGCATGGAGACGCCGTCCTGGCCTTGCGGAAGGTCTCCCTGACAGCCTTCTCGCTCTCACCGACCCACTTACTGAGGAATTCTGGCCCCTTCACATTAATGAAGTTGGCCTCGCTCTCCGTGGCCACAGCTTTGGCCAACATGGTCTTTCCTGTACCAGGAGGGCCGTAGAGGAGTACTCCTCTTGGTGTCTGGGCGTTCATGAAGTCAAATACCTCTCCGTATTTGAGGGGCCATTCCACCGCCTCCCTGAGTTCGGTCTTGGCACCGACTAGTCCACCGATCTCGTCCCAATGAAGGTTAGGCGACTCAATGAGAACCTCCCTCATCGCTGAGGGTTGCATCTCTCTGAGGGCATCGAAGAAATCAGCCCGCTCCACATTGATCTTATTCAGAACCTCAATGGGGATGCTCTCTGACTCAAGGTCGAGCTCGGGAAGAATCCTTCTCAGGGAGTGCATGGCGGCCTCTTTGCAGAGCGCCGCCAGGTCTGCCCCAGCGTATCCATGTGTCAAGTCTGCCAACCGCTCCAGATCCACGTCATCGTCCAGGGGCATGCCTCTTGTGTGGATCTGCAGGATCTCCAACCTGCCGTTTCGGTTTGGAATGTTGATCTCGATCTCCCGGTCAAATCTTCCAGGTCTCCTGATGGCGGGGTCAAGTGCGTTCGGCCTGTTGGTGGCCCCGATCACTACCACTTTCCCTCTGGTCTCCAATCCGTCCATGAGGGCGAGAAGTTGGGCAACCACCCGCCTTTCCATCTCCCCGGTCACCTCATCTCGCTTGGGTGCTATCGAATCAATCTCGTCGATGAATATGATGCTAGGGGCGTTCTCCTCAGCGGATTTGAAAAGCTCCCTCAATCTCTCCTCGCTCTCTCCATAGAACTTGCTCATGATCTCTGGCCCGCTGATGGAGGTGAAGTTGGCGTTAGTCTCGCTGGCCACCGCCTTTGCCAGCAACGTCTTTCCAGTTCCTGGAGGGCCATGCAGAAGGA
The sequence above is a segment of the Methanomassiliicoccales archaeon genome. Coding sequences within it:
- a CDS encoding Hsp20/alpha crystallin family protein translates to MRKDKKRSPWDDFFLDIDDEFDDMKRRMDRILERISESDSSFDGNPMIYGFSMRVGPDGKPKIQEFGNTTDPSNYQESKREPLTDVIEEENRIRIVVELPGVVKEDILLDTTEDTLNIEVDTPTHRFSKQLDLPCCVDPESARATYNNGVLEVCLTRIEMHKNSKKIVIE
- a CDS encoding CDC48 family AAA ATPase; protein product: MNSEKVLKVAEAKSKDAGRGIARVDPAVMEVMNLSAGDVIQIEGKKRTVAIVWPGYPEDANRGLIRADGTIRRNAEVGIDEKVAIKKVTVLPAKKISFAPTEPLRIMGGEQYLGQALEGRALTRGDVLEINVMGRKIDLVVISFQPASDAVLMQRDTEIKVSEKPPKEAIGQIPKVSYEDIGGLSEEVKKVREMIELPLRHPELFERLGVEAPKGVLLHGPPGTGKTLLAKAVASETNANFTSISGPEIMSKFYGESEERLRELFKSAEENAPSIIFIDEIDSIAPKRDEVTGEMERRVVAQLLALMDGLETRGKVVVIGATNRPNALDPAIRRPGRFDREIEINIPNRNGRLEILQIHTRGMPLDDDVDLERLADLTHGYAGADLAALCKEAAMHSLRRILPELDLESESIPIEVLNKINVERADFFDALREMQPSAMREVLIESPNLHWDEIGGLVGAKTELREAVEWPLKYGEVFDFMNAQTPRGVLLYGPPGTGKTMLAKAVATESEANFINVKGPEFLSKWVGESEKAVRETFRKARTASPCIIFMDEIDSIAPTRGGGFDSHVTERMISQLLTEMDGLESLNNVVVIAATNRPDMIDSALLRPGRFDRLVHVPTPDLDARRAILEIHSKKKPLGDDVKLDDLAKKTEGYSGADLSALVNEAVMLAIREFVSRGEEITIDNLKKEKIGMSYFIRALEKVKPATRKGLGRVEPLAEDYEYVR